The genome window CTCAATAAATCTACAATCATGGTGTGTTCATAAATTTCTTTTTTATTTTGCCACAATGTGAGTGCATCGTTATGATTTGGGTACTCATGTTCTGATTTTAGTGTGCCTTTTATTGGTTCAGCTAGTACATATTTACCAATTTTTTGGAGAAATCTTTCAGGACTTAAAGATGCAATCCCAATTTCTTTAGTATTAATATAAATAGCAAATCTTGATAAAACTTGAGACCAACTAACAAAAAACTCATAAGGATCAGGAAATTTACAAGTTTCTAATTTTTTTGTATAAGCTATATTAGCTAGATAGCACTCGCCTATGTTCATCTGTGTTTTAGCGAGATCTATGGCTCCTATAATTTGATTTTTTTCTTTTTTGAGAGAAATGATTTCGTCTGGAACTTTCAAAAAAAAGTTTTTCCTTTTGAATGGGGTCTGAAAAATATTTGCTAATTTGATTTCTAATTCATTAAATTTTGTATTATTTTTTTTAATTTTATGAAAATTTATACTGAGCATATCAAAAGCTAAAGTTACAGTTATTTCCAAATTATAACTAACTATTAAATACTTCTCTAGGGAAAGTTTATCAAAAGGAGTTAAATAAAAAATATTTTTATTTGAGTTTTTTTTAAGAAGATTTATAAAATATTCTTCATCTAATCCTTGATAAATATTTTCTAATTCACAAAAAAATTTAAAAGTTATTGAAGAGCATTGATTTGGAAAAATAAAATTAAAAGATTCAGGAATATCATTTGTTGCCAAGTAATTTTCGATGTTAGGATACTCATATCCATTTAAATTATTTATTTTAAAATACATGATAAAATTAAACTCAAAGGTATTTTGTAGCTCATTTATCAATTGATGAAAGTTCCCTGAATATTCATCAAGTATTTTTTTTAGATTTAGCATTGAAAAGTCCATTTATTGCAATTAGAATAAATCAATAGGCTGAAGAACCAAGAAGAATTCTTAAATGAAAATCTTTGTAATTAAAAGTAATTTTTCTAGAAAATATATTTTAGAAAAAGAATTTCAAACTTATAAAAAACTTTAGGTTCGGCACAAGTTAAAAAGATTAGCATGGTATGTTTTTAATTCTTGTGTAAGATGCTGATATTATATTAAAAGTAAATGTGGAACAAATTTCCTTAAAATACTTATGACCAATGACTAGGAGCTTTTTATGAAAACAAAAGCAGAAATTTGCAAAAACTGGCTGCCAAGATACACTGGCACAAAAATAGATGACTTTGCAGATCATATTTTACTTACAAACTTTCAAACTTATGTGAATCGCTTTGCTGAAATGACGGATTCAAAAGTAGTTGGCTTAGATAGAGCTATGCCAAATGCAACATGTAAGAAGTCTAATGTTTCTATCATAAATTTTGGAATGGGTTCTGCTAACGCTGCGACTATTATGGATTTACTAAGTGCACGAGCGCCTAAATCTGTTTTGTTTTTAGGCAAATGTGGGGGGCTAAAACATTCCACTGAAATAGGGCACTTTATTTTACCTATAGCAGCGATACGTGGAGAAGGTACTTCAAATGATTACTTTCCTCCAGAAGTTCCGGCTTTACCCTCATTCAAATTGCATAAATTTGTATCACAAAAGATAGTTGAAGGTGGTCATGACTACCGAACCGGAGTTGTTTATACAACAAATAGAAGAGTCTGGGAGCATGACCAAAGTTTTTTAAAATATATGCACACTATGAAATGCATTGCAGTTGATATGGAAACGGCAACAATATTAATGGTTGGTTTTTATAATGAAATAGCTAGGGGAGCTTTATTAATTGTTTCTGATGTTCCTATTACTCCTGAAGGAGTGAAAACAGAAGCTGGAGACAAGGCTATCTCTGCTAAATGGACAGATATTCATATTAAATTGGGAATTGATAGTTTAAAAGATCTTGAAACAAAAGGTGAACAAATTAAACATTTTAAATATTGATTTTCTTCACTATGGGAGAGAAAAGTCTCTATTTGTATTTTAATTTAGAATACTTTCTCCTGAGTTGATCGACTACTTTCTCGTCTAGCATGACTTTTGCTAATTCCTTCCATATCGTTAATTTTTGTTCATGCGTTATATTTGTTTTTTTTGAAAATGGGAAATAATTTGAACGGGCTTCATACGGGATACGGTGTATTTTTAATTTAGGAAGCAATTCTCGAAATTGGTTTTCAGCCAAGCCAGGGATATAGCCAAAGTTTGCAACAACGCAACCAGAGTTGTCGCGGAGTAATTTTTTGATACTGACCAAATCATTTTTACTAAGTTCTGCGTTTTCTTTATAAATATCTTCAATTTTTTTTGCTAATGAATATCCTCTTGCCACTCTTACCGGGAGAAGAAGTTTTTCTTTGTTACCTTTATATTCAAATTGCGAATTTTTATTAGTTATAACCATATATTTTGAACAAGTCATTCTAAAAAGTGAAGTGCAAGGTCCCTCTTTTTCTTCGGGGCCAGATCCAGGTGGATAATCTACTGCACGTGATCTTTCTTCAGTATATGACACATCAAGAATTGCATCGATTTGACCTTTTTCAGCATCGTTTACGCATCTATCCATAGGTTTAAAATCAAAAGTATAATTGATATCTAGTTTACTTTTTAATTTTTTAAAAGCTATTTTAATAATATCTACGCTAGGCGTTTCATAAACAGCATCTGGATTGATAGATTTTCTAACATCATTTGCACAAATGGTTAATGTTAGCTTATTTGCTAAAACATTAAATTGAAATAAGGATAGCAAAATTGTTAGTAAAATTTTAAGCAAAATGAACTCTATATTAAAAGTTAAATTTTCTTACAATCATCTATAGTCATAAAATTACTTACATAAATCATCTAATGCAAGTCTTAAGCCATATGCGCCGACAGATTGGTTTTCAAAACTCCAGTTACCTCCCATTTTAGTGCCAAGCTTCACACTTCTATAGGTTCCATTATTTTGTAAAATATTGCCTTCATAAATTATGCTTCCAACATCCATAGGAGAAGTGTAGCATGTACAGAATTATATCCAGGGGCTACATACCAAGTGTATTCTTTTTTTCATTATGGAGTTGCTACTTCGCAACCCCTAAATTGTGTAATAATAGAACGAATTCTTTCTATTTTAGAACTAAGTTCTAAATCTTCTTGAACAAAAGGAGTGACTAAATTGTTCCATTCTGATGTCATAAAGCCTTTACAACCAGTCATCCATTCTTGATAAAAAAGTTTTTGATTGTGTCTTAATGAATGATTATTTGAATATTCAGGCGTATAATTACTTTCATTTTTAATATTATTATAGAAAATTGGATCTATATTTTGTAAAGATTCATTTACAACTCTTAATACATTTTCTTTTGAAATTAATCCCAATCGATAAAATTGAATTGCTAAATCCACTCCAGTAAAATAAGGTGTTTGTCCTTGGAAAATTTCAAACGATTGTCTTGTATTACTTGATGAATAATTAACTATATTTAAATTTGCAGCAGCGTATACATAGTGAATAAATACAATCAGCCTAGAACCATATTTATCTTGCAAAGTTTTGTAGACATCAGGATCAAATTCCCCATTATCACCAATTAGGATAAATGTTGAATTAGGATGCGCTTCAATTATAGGTGTGATTGCATTCAATTTTGCATCTAATGTTTTTTCACCAATTTTTTTGTTAAGAAAATAAGCTTTTGATGGAAAAGGAAATTCATTTTTCTTTAAAAAATGGACAGATAATTTTCCTAATTGACCTGGTGCACCTGAAACAAAGAAAATTTCTCTTCCCACAGTACCATTGCTACCTTTTCCGTTTTCATAAAATAATTGATAAACGAGATCTATTGCAAAAAATGCTTGAGATCTAGAACCATGCTCAACCATTTTCATCGTTCCAGCTTTTAGTCCCGTTATTTTAATAGTGTCATCAATATCAGAAATTATAAAAATCTTTTGCGGATATGCAGTCATTGAAATTAGTAAGAAGATAAGAGCTGCTAAAATAAAAATAAATTTTTTCATATCATCTCCCTTATGAATAATATTTTATCGGTTGTTTTTTTCCAAAATTGAGAAATATTTTTGATTATTAGTGTTTGTTTTTATTGAGTATTTTTTAGATTATAAGAAGAATTTAAAATAGTGAATCGAGAAAAGAATTAAACCCCACGTTTATTGCCAAACAATAAAATATGTAATCTTGGTGTGTAGTTAAAGCCATATTTAAGACATTCATCATGTAGCCAAATATTAGCTAATTGTGACTCAACTGTAATACCTTCTGCCATTAAATAAATTTTATTTGCCTTTAATGAAAAATTTTCTACTATTTTCAATACTTCTTCCATGTCAGCATCTTTAAAAGTTTTTCTGATTACAAATTTAAAATAGATATTATCTTGCTTTTTAGATAAATCAGACCAATGTTGGAAAGACTCAGTTACTATTTCTTCTCCACTATTATTGAATTTTGGTGAAATATTCCATTGCAATAAAGAATAATCGCTTGCAAGAAAATTTTTAATTTGCAAATGCGGAATGCGTGTTCCGTTACTTTCTACTTCACCAGTGTATTCTTTGCCTAGACTGCGTATTAAGACACCTAAATTATGAAGAGTTGGCTCACCGCCAGAAAGAATGAGATGTTTTTGTGGGTATTCTTTTATTTTTAGAAGAAGTTCATTTAAAGAATAACGTTTAAACAATTGGCCTTTTGTTAAGTTATTTTTGTCAATAGGATCGCTTTTGATTGTATGTGTATAAGGAGTATCGCACCAAGTACAGCGTAAATTACAGATTTGAAAACGGATTAATAATGAAGGTTTTCCACTGTTTGGACCTTCACCTTGTAAGCAAGGATAAATTTCATTAACTAAATAAGTTGCAGTCATTTGTAGTCTCTAACCATTAAGAATAAATAGAACCTTTTGCTAAACCTTCGTAAGCTCGAATTTCTAAATCCTGATCGGTTGCTTGAAATAAACTTTTTATAAATTCTGCTATGTTTTCTACAGTACTTTCATGTTCTAACAAAAATACACATTCTTTTGGAAGAATAACAGCAACCTCTCCTTGAGTTCCTTTATATTGCGCAACTATTAATTTTTCTTTAAATTCTGATATTTCAGGACAATGTTCTATTAATTCATGAATTAATTTAGAATTCCAATTGGCATCTATATAATTTCTTGAAATAATATAAGAGTGGTTTAGTTTTTTAGCGATAAAATTACTTTTATCAGCATCAAATTTTCCATTTTTGAAAACTTCAATTATATTGCTATGGCCATGAAATCTTTGGCAATTGCCATAATGATGACACAAGCTATGTGTATAGCTAAAGTAATTACTTTTAACATGATCTTCATGGGGTCTTAATTTAACAATTACATTTGTTACATTTTCGGGGGAATTTCGAAGAATTGAGTGAGAAATTTCTTTTTCTAATAAAGAAACATCTCCTTTGTCTAAAGATATTAAGGTTTCTCTTGATATTTTTCTTACAGAATTACTGTAAGTATTTATTGCAAAAATAGAATGTTGTTCTGCTTCTTTAAAGCCTGCCACAATTATTAACTGTGAATTGGATTGAAAACGAATACTGCTTGGTTTAACAAGCAATTTATGATCGAATTCGTGATCTATGGTACTTTTTGCTGATTTTTTTGCTAAACTAAAATCAAAAAGAACTCCATTTTTGTCTTTTTTACCTTCCCAAGTAACATCAACGTACCAGCTTTTTCCTTGTGGACCTGTACTAGGATATAAAATAGCACAGTCAAGCAAAGTAACATCTTGAATGAATATTTTGGTCGTACTCTGGGGTGTATTTAACATAATTAGACAAAACCTTTTCTAAGTCAGAAGCTAAAATTCTTCTGTGGATTTGTCTTAGCGAAATAATGAATAGTGATCAACCTAAAAGCTTTAAAGCCATTTCAGGGATTTGATTTGCTTGGGAAAGAACAGAAATTCCGGCTTTTTGCAATATGGTTTGTTGCACAACTTGAGAACTTTCCTCTGCATAATCAGAGTCTTTGATTCTTGATTTTGCTGCTTCTAAGTTTTCAATAGTCATACCTGTGTTTGCAGCTGCGTATTGCATTCTGTTTTGGATGGCGCCTAAAATAGCTCGATATTCATTAACTTTATCAATGGCCTTATCCAAACGAATCATACTGCGTTGAGCAAAAATCTTTTTATCAACTCTTGTTCCTTCTTCATCTGTTACAGTTCCTATTTCGAGAGAGCCCTCTCCACCTGTTAAAGCATTAATTTTTTCTAAATTAATTCTGATAATATGGGTAGGATTCCTAACCGTATAAAGATCATCTACTTCAGGGTAGTATGAAGCCCCAACTTGTATTTCTAACGGAGGAGGGTTGCTGTTTTCTTTCAGGACAGCCGGAATCTCTGCTGCTCCAGTGAGAAGTCGGGTTCCATTAAATTCAGTAGAATAGGCAATTCTATCAATTTCATCTTTAAGGGCAACAAATTCTTTTTGGATGTGCCCTCGCTCTAAATCTCCTATTGTATCACTCGCAGCTTGGACTGAGAGTTCTTTTAATCTTATCAGCATATTTGATATTTCGTTCAAACCACCTTCTGCCGTTTGTATTAAACTAATCCCGTCATGCGTATTGCGTTTTGCTTGGATGAGACCTCTAACTTGTGAACGTAGTTTTTCAGAAATAGCAAGTCCCGCAGCGTCATCAGCTGCTCTATTAATTCTATACCCACTCGCAACTCTTTCAGTATGTTTAGCTAAAGCAAGGGTTGACACAGCTAAATTCCTCTGTGCATTGATTGAGCTAATATTCGTTTGTACCCTCAATCCCATTTTTACTTCTCCGTGAAGGATTTACCCTCTTACTGAGTTTGGGCTTCTAGGTTTCTTCCTATTGTAAGGCAAGTTGAAATGATTTTATAGGCTTGGTGACGCATTGTTTCAATTTCATCACGCGCTTCCCATGTCAAGCCTTCATGTACGGCACGATTTCTACTATCTTGGAGAGAATGGACTAGTTTAATAAATTCAAAAAGTTCAATATCATCTGAAAAATTTAGGGAAATAATTTTATTTAATTGAAATTGGCATTCTTGCCTAGATGCTACTAAAAGTAACAAGGCAAATGCTTTGGGGCCATCCAAAGTAAAACGCTTTCCAGGCCTGTATAAACATATCGCC of Pigmentibacter sp. JX0631 contains these proteins:
- a CDS encoding chorismate-binding protein — protein: MLNLKKILDEYSGNFHQLINELQNTFEFNFIMYFKINNLNGYEYPNIENYLATNDIPESFNFIFPNQCSSITFKFFCELENIYQGLDEEYFINLLKKNSNKNIFYLTPFDKLSLEKYLIVSYNLEITVTLAFDMLSINFHKIKKNNTKFNELEIKLANIFQTPFKRKNFFLKVPDEIISLKKEKNQIIGAIDLAKTQMNIGECYLANIAYTKKLETCKFPDPYEFFVSWSQVLSRFAIYINTKEIGIASLSPERFLQKIGKYVLAEPIKGTLKSEHEYPNHNDALTLWQNKKEIYEHTMIVDLLRNDLYSVSKPESVKVFKPFYARIAGSLLQMQSFVIGELKESMTLGDCLEKMLPAGSISGTPKKNVCELIHKLEENCRGYYTGICGVQQANGDFDSIILIRTLFKGKLGLYVGVGAGITTLSNTEDEYNELNIKMNSFAALVSGKLL
- a CDS encoding AMP nucleosidase; protein product: MKTKAEICKNWLPRYTGTKIDDFADHILLTNFQTYVNRFAEMTDSKVVGLDRAMPNATCKKSNVSIINFGMGSANAATIMDLLSARAPKSVLFLGKCGGLKHSTEIGHFILPIAAIRGEGTSNDYFPPEVPALPSFKLHKFVSQKIVEGGHDYRTGVVYTTNRRVWEHDQSFLKYMHTMKCIAVDMETATILMVGFYNEIARGALLIVSDVPITPEGVKTEAGDKAISAKWTDIHIKLGIDSLKDLETKGEQIKHFKY
- a CDS encoding phosphatase domain-containing protein; its protein translation is MKKFIFILAALIFLLISMTAYPQKIFIISDIDDTIKITGLKAGTMKMVEHGSRSQAFFAIDLVYQLFYENGKGSNGTVGREIFFVSGAPGQLGKLSVHFLKKNEFPFPSKAYFLNKKIGEKTLDAKLNAITPIIEAHPNSTFILIGDNGEFDPDVYKTLQDKYGSRLIVFIHYVYAAANLNIVNYSSSNTRQSFEIFQGQTPYFTGVDLAIQFYRLGLISKENVLRVVNESLQNIDPIFYNNIKNESNYTPEYSNNHSLRHNQKLFYQEWMTGCKGFMTSEWNNLVTPFVQEDLELSSKIERIRSIITQFRGCEVATP
- a CDS encoding 7-carboxy-7-deazaguanine synthase QueE: MTATYLVNEIYPCLQGEGPNSGKPSLLIRFQICNLRCTWCDTPYTHTIKSDPIDKNNLTKGQLFKRYSLNELLLKIKEYPQKHLILSGGEPTLHNLGVLIRSLGKEYTGEVESNGTRIPHLQIKNFLASDYSLLQWNISPKFNNSGEEIVTESFQHWSDLSKKQDNIYFKFVIRKTFKDADMEEVLKIVENFSLKANKIYLMAEGITVESQLANIWLHDECLKYGFNYTPRLHILLFGNKRGV
- a CDS encoding 6-carboxytetrahydropterin synthase — encoded protein: MLNTPQSTTKIFIQDVTLLDCAILYPSTGPQGKSWYVDVTWEGKKDKNGVLFDFSLAKKSAKSTIDHEFDHKLLVKPSSIRFQSNSQLIIVAGFKEAEQHSIFAINTYSNSVRKISRETLISLDKGDVSLLEKEISHSILRNSPENVTNVIVKLRPHEDHVKSNYFSYTHSLCHHYGNCQRFHGHSNIIEVFKNGKFDADKSNFIAKKLNHSYIISRNYIDANWNSKLIHELIEHCPEISEFKEKLIVAQYKGTQGEVAVILPKECVFLLEHESTVENIAEFIKSLFQATDQDLEIRAYEGLAKGSIYS
- a CDS encoding flagellin; its protein translation is MGLRVQTNISSINAQRNLAVSTLALAKHTERVASGYRINRAADDAAGLAISEKLRSQVRGLIQAKRNTHDGISLIQTAEGGLNEISNMLIRLKELSVQAASDTIGDLERGHIQKEFVALKDEIDRIAYSTEFNGTRLLTGAAEIPAVLKENSNPPPLEIQVGASYYPEVDDLYTVRNPTHIIRINLEKINALTGGEGSLEIGTVTDEEGTRVDKKIFAQRSMIRLDKAIDKVNEYRAILGAIQNRMQYAAANTGMTIENLEAAKSRIKDSDYAEESSQVVQQTILQKAGISVLSQANQIPEMALKLLG